The Actinomycetota bacterium genome includes a window with the following:
- a CDS encoding elongation factor Tu has product VKLITPVAMEEGLRFAIREGGRTIGAGSISKIIE; this is encoded by the coding sequence AGTAAAGCTTATCACACCTGTAGCAATGGAAGAAGGACTAAGGTTTGCTATCAGGGAAGGCGGAAGAACAATAGGTGCCGGCAGTATTTCCAAGATAATTGAGTAA
- the rpmG gene encoding 50S ribosomal protein L33 — translation MRVNVILACNDCKRRNYTSVKNKKNDPDRIEIKKYCKWCRKHTVHKETR, via the coding sequence GTGAGAGTAAACGTAATATTGGCGTGCAATGACTGTAAAAGAAGAAACTATACTTCGGTTAAAAATAAAAAGAATGATCCTGACAGGATAGAAATAAAAAAATATTGCAAGTGGTGTAGAAAGCATACGGTTCATAAGGAGACCCGTTAG
- the secE gene encoding preprotein translocase subunit SecE encodes MQERKAPPTPVKKKINWKKFIKAIPGRIAKFFRDVVHELKKVTWSTKKDLFRYTVIVLITIAFFAIILGFFDFIWLRLIEFMALA; translated from the coding sequence ATGCAGGAAAGAAAAGCGCCTCCGACTCCTGTAAAGAAAAAGATTAACTGGAAAAAGTTTATAAAGGCAATCCCCGGAAGGATTGCAAAATTTTTCAGAGATGTGGTCCATGAATTAAAGAAAGTAACATGGTCAACAAAAAAAGATCTTTTCAGATATACGGTTATTGTTCTTATAACCATTGCATTTTTTGCAATAATCCTGGGGTTTTTTGATTTTATCTGGTTGAGACTTATAGAATTTATGGCTCTTGCATGA
- the nusG gene encoding transcription termination/antitermination protein NusG — MRSRWYVIHSYAGYENKVKLNLEHRKESMNMSDKIFDIYIPTEEVMEIHSGKKHVSLKKVFPGYLLVKMLLDDDSWYVVRNTPGVTGFVGSEDRPQPLSEDEVNKIMKKVVSDKPKPKTDFEIGMPIKVINGPFANFDGTISEINIDQGKIRVLVSIFGRQTPVELNFDQVSKI, encoded by the coding sequence ATGAGATCCAGATGGTATGTTATTCATTCATATGCAGGTTACGAGAATAAAGTGAAATTAAACCTTGAACATCGTAAGGAATCAATGAATATGAGTGATAAAATTTTTGATATTTATATTCCTACTGAAGAAGTAATGGAAATACATTCAGGGAAAAAACATGTTTCTTTGAAGAAAGTTTTCCCCGGATATCTGCTTGTCAAGATGCTTCTTGATGACGATTCATGGTATGTGGTAAGAAATACCCCGGGAGTTACCGGTTTTGTCGGGAGTGAAGACAGGCCCCAGCCGTTGTCTGAAGACGAAGTAAATAAGATAATGAAGAAAGTTGTTTCTGACAAACCCAAGCCGAAAACCGACTTTGAAATCGGCATGCCTATCAAGGTAATAAACGGGCCGTTTGCTAATTTTGACGGAACCATAAGTGAGATAAATATAGACCAGGGCAAGATCAGAGTTCTTGTTTCAATATTTGGGCGCCAGACACCGGTAGAACTGAATTTTGATCAGGTTTCTAAAATTTAA
- the rplK gene encoding 50S ribosomal protein L11: MAKKIAALIKLQVTAGQANPAPPIGPALGQHGINIMEFCKQFNEQTANQTGTILPVVITVYADRSFSFITKTPPAAVLIKKAVGIDKGSKEPNRSKVAEITKSQIEEIAKLKLKDLNARKVESAVKIIEGTAKSMGVKVV; encoded by the coding sequence ATGGCAAAAAAGATAGCAGCATTAATAAAATTACAGGTTACAGCCGGTCAGGCAAACCCTGCTCCCCCTATCGGTCCTGCATTGGGGCAGCACGGGATTAATATAATGGAATTCTGCAAGCAGTTCAATGAACAGACTGCAAACCAGACCGGAACTATTCTTCCTGTAGTAATAACTGTATATGCTGACAGGAGCTTCAGTTTTATAACAAAAACTCCTCCTGCTGCAGTTCTGATTAAAAAAGCTGTTGGCATAGATAAGGGCTCAAAGGAGCCCAACAGGTCAAAAGTTGCAGAGATAACAAAATCACAGATTGAGGAAATTGCAAAACTTAAATTGAAAGATTTAAATGCAAGAAAAGTAGAATCTGCGGTTAAAATAATCGAGGGTACTGCAAAAAGCATGGGAGTCAAAGTAGTTTAA
- a CDS encoding 50S ribosomal protein L1, which produces MKRGKKYIEKASGRDRVTLNTPLTAIKWAKENSYTKFDESIDLSINLGVDPKKADQIVRGTIVLPNGTGKVAKILVFAQGEKAMEAKDTGADYVGGEELVEKVAGGWLDFDICIATPDMMKSVGRLGKVLGPRKLMPNPKSGTVTMDIAKAVSDIKKGRLEFRTDKYGVVHSTIGRVSFDLKALAENYSALMDAIIKAKPSAAKGKYVKAVYVSTTMGPSMKIDVTKSIESEMSEVA; this is translated from the coding sequence GTGAAGAGAGGAAAAAAATATATTGAAAAAGCTTCAGGAAGAGACAGAGTTACTCTGAATACTCCGCTGACAGCTATAAAATGGGCAAAGGAAAACAGTTATACAAAATTTGACGAATCCATAGACCTGTCAATTAATCTTGGAGTTGATCCCAAGAAAGCCGACCAGATAGTAAGAGGAACGATAGTTCTTCCCAATGGAACAGGCAAAGTGGCAAAAATACTTGTTTTTGCCCAGGGTGAAAAAGCTATGGAAGCCAAAGATACAGGCGCTGACTATGTTGGCGGAGAAGAGCTTGTTGAAAAGGTCGCGGGAGGATGGCTGGATTTTGATATATGCATAGCTACTCCCGATATGATGAAAAGTGTAGGCAGGCTTGGAAAAGTACTTGGACCAAGAAAACTGATGCCTAATCCGAAATCAGGAACTGTTACAATGGATATAGCAAAAGCAGTAAGCGATATCAAAAAAGGAAGACTTGAATTCAGGACAGATAAATACGGAGTTGTCCACAGCACAATAGGAAGAGTCAGTTTTGATTTAAAAGCGCTTGCAGAAAATTATTCCGCACTTATGGATGCAATAATAAAAGCAAAGCCATCAGCTGCAAAAGGAAAGTATGTAAAAGCAGTTTATGTTTCTACGACTATGGGTCCGAGCATGAAGATAGATGTTACCAAATCAATTGAATCAGAAATGTCTGAGGTAGCATAA
- a CDS encoding 50S ribosomal protein L10: MIKKEKELKVDILKKDFSENAGLIFADHSNMKSEQSTIIREKLDNIDATLRIVKNTLATLAANECFKDIDLTEIFKGHTSIVISHKDIISTAKVLKDIAREYDILKIKAGIIDGRLINSQDVETLAGLPSREVLLTKVASGLLSPIYALVSLLNNLPQKLVMTLAAIQKNKESQIN; encoded by the coding sequence TTGATAAAAAAAGAAAAGGAATTAAAAGTCGACATATTGAAGAAGGATTTCAGCGAAAATGCAGGTCTGATTTTTGCGGATCACAGCAATATGAAATCTGAACAGTCAACGATAATAAGAGAAAAACTTGACAATATCGATGCAACTTTAAGAATTGTCAAGAATACGCTTGCGACCCTGGCAGCAAATGAATGTTTTAAAGATATTGATCTTACTGAAATTTTTAAAGGCCATACAAGCATTGTTATCAGCCATAAGGATATCATTTCTACAGCCAAAGTATTAAAAGATATAGCCAGGGAATATGATATCTTGAAAATTAAGGCAGGAATAATCGATGGCAGACTGATCAACTCACAGGATGTTGAAACGCTTGCAGGTCTTCCTTCAAGAGAAGTTCTGCTTACAAAGGTTGCTTCGGGTCTGTTAAGTCCTATTTATGCATTGGTAAGTCTGCTTAACAATTTGCCGCAGAAACTGGTAATGACGCTGGCTGCTATTCAAAAAAATAAAGAATCCCAGATTAATTAA
- the rplL gene encoding 50S ribosomal protein L7/L12, with translation MAKELKMEEILEAIEKMTVLQLSELVKALEEKFGVSAQAMVAAAPAGGAAPAAAAAAEEEQTEFDVILKAAGEKKIQVIKVVRAITGLGLKEAKDLVDGAPNAVKEKISKEEADKIKTELEENGATVEVK, from the coding sequence ATGGCTAAAGAATTAAAGATGGAAGAAATACTGGAAGCGATTGAAAAAATGACAGTGCTTCAGCTTTCCGAGTTAGTAAAAGCATTAGAAGAAAAATTCGGAGTAAGCGCTCAGGCAATGGTTGCTGCTGCTCCTGCCGGAGGAGCTGCTCCTGCTGCTGCAGCTGCTGCTGAAGAAGAACAAACGGAATTTGATGTTATCTTAAAAGCTGCAGGCGAAAAGAAAATACAGGTTATCAAAGTTGTAAGAGCCATAACAGGGCTCGGTCTTAAAGAAGCTAAAGATCTTGTGGACGGCGCACCAAACGCTGTCAAAGAAAAAATTTCCAAAGAAGAAGCAGATAAAATCAAAACAGAACTTGAAGAAAACGGTGCTACAGTAGAAGTTAAATAA
- the rpoB gene encoding DNA-directed RNA polymerase subunit beta — translation MQKTKKIQRYEFGNIPEIIEMPHLLDIQRKSFDWFLKEGVWEALKDISPIEDFTGNMSLEFKDFSWGEVNAPIDVCKMENMDFSAPLRVKARFTNKETGEYSEQEDVFLGDFPLMTDTGTFIINGTERVVVSQLVRSPGAYYDSDIDKKKEKVIYLSKLIPTRGSWIEIETDKKDIAYVRIDRKRKFLLTIFLKSVGFGNNEELLKLFSPFDKVGCIKNTLEKDITETEEGALIEFYKKLKPGEPSTKESAKTLISQLFFNSKRYDLGKVGRYKINKKLELDQPLEAEIEEQLSLIDQKMGIDANDPFILHSKDIFMFVKYILQLMDGIGELDDIDHFGNRRIRNIGELIQNQVRIGLARMERVVKERMTTQDAETITPKSLINIRPLIAALKEFYGSGQLSQFLDQTNPLAEITHKRRLSALGPGGLSRERAGFEVRDVHSSHYGRMCPIETPEGPNIGLIGSLATYARLNEFGFIETAYRKVIKRKVTDEVEYLTADDEEKYTIAQATAQIDEKGYFSEEKVLARLGGEVIAADPNSIDYMDVSPKQLFSAAASLIPFLEHDDANRALMGSNMQRQAVPLIYPEPPLVGTGMEKKVAHDSGQIVTAKNAGKVIYVSANKIIIEYKAESKGKTIARDEYNLYKFRRSNQGTCINQRPAVFEGQEVKKGEVIADGPSTNSGELALGRDLLVAFMPWEGYNYEDAIVLSERLVKDDVLSSIHISKHEIEARTTKLGPEEITRDIPNVGDELLKNLDERGIIRLGAEVKPGDILVGKITPKGETELTAEEKLLRAIFGEKAREVRDSSLKVPHGESGKVIDVQISSKETGNDLPPGVNELVRVFIAKKRKISVGDKLAGRHGNKGVISVILPEEDMPYTEDGTPVDIILNPLGVPSRMNVGQILETHLGWAAHEGWEEKNNPAMKEIRQENGRIFTATPIFDGAEEDNIREILKKAGLPETGKVPLYDGKSGEKIASDITIGYIYILKLLHLVDDKIHARSTGPYSLVTQQPLGGKAQFGGQRFGEMEVWALEAYGAAHILQEMLTIKSDDVFGRVKTYESIVKGENIEKPGIPESFKVLVKEMQSLSLDVEVLSEEGKEVEIIGHEDEIMKTVKELGIDLQHDESLNFFAEPDLKHGRNNDFDDFGDDFNEESDEESDISEESNTEKEPEPDESPA, via the coding sequence ATGCAAAAAACTAAGAAAATCCAAAGATATGAATTTGGTAATATTCCTGAAATCATTGAAATGCCCCACCTTCTTGACATACAGAGAAAATCTTTTGACTGGTTTTTAAAGGAAGGCGTATGGGAAGCGCTTAAGGATATTTCACCCATTGAAGATTTCACAGGAAACATGTCCCTTGAATTTAAAGATTTTTCATGGGGTGAAGTGAATGCTCCTATTGATGTGTGCAAGATGGAGAATATGGACTTTTCAGCTCCTCTGAGAGTAAAAGCCAGGTTTACCAATAAGGAAACCGGTGAATACAGTGAACAGGAAGATGTTTTTCTCGGAGATTTCCCGCTTATGACGGATACGGGAACATTTATTATAAATGGCACTGAGAGAGTAGTTGTTTCACAGCTTGTCAGGTCACCCGGTGCTTATTATGACAGTGATATTGACAAGAAAAAAGAAAAAGTAATTTATCTTTCCAAGCTGATTCCGACAAGAGGTTCATGGATTGAGATAGAAACAGACAAAAAAGACATTGCTTATGTCAGAATCGACAGGAAAAGAAAATTTTTACTTACCATATTTCTCAAATCAGTCGGATTCGGGAACAATGAGGAACTTCTAAAGCTGTTCAGCCCGTTTGACAAAGTCGGCTGTATTAAAAACACTCTTGAAAAAGACATAACAGAGACAGAAGAAGGCGCTCTTATTGAATTTTACAAGAAATTAAAACCGGGCGAACCTTCTACAAAAGAAAGCGCAAAGACTCTGATATCGCAGCTCTTCTTTAATTCCAAGAGATATGACCTCGGCAAAGTCGGTAGATATAAAATAAATAAAAAGCTTGAACTGGACCAGCCGCTTGAAGCTGAAATTGAAGAACAGCTCAGTTTAATAGACCAGAAAATGGGTATTGATGCCAATGATCCGTTTATTCTTCACAGCAAGGATATTTTTATGTTTGTAAAATATATATTGCAGCTCATGGATGGGATAGGAGAGCTTGATGACATTGATCATTTTGGAAACAGAAGAATAAGAAATATCGGAGAACTTATACAGAACCAGGTAAGGATAGGGCTTGCCAGAATGGAAAGAGTAGTTAAGGAAAGAATGACTACTCAGGATGCTGAAACAATCACACCAAAATCACTCATTAATATAAGACCGCTTATTGCCGCCTTAAAAGAATTTTATGGCAGCGGCCAGCTTTCACAATTCCTGGATCAGACAAATCCGCTTGCCGAGATAACACATAAAAGAAGACTTAGCGCCCTGGGGCCCGGCGGTCTTTCAAGGGAAAGAGCAGGTTTTGAGGTAAGAGATGTACATTCTTCACATTATGGAAGAATGTGCCCGATTGAAACCCCTGAAGGTCCGAACATCGGACTTATAGGTTCGCTTGCCACATATGCAAGGCTAAATGAATTCGGGTTTATTGAAACTGCTTATAGAAAAGTAATTAAAAGAAAAGTAACTGATGAAGTTGAATATCTTACTGCAGATGATGAAGAAAAATATACAATAGCACAGGCTACTGCTCAGATAGATGAAAAAGGGTATTTTTCTGAAGAAAAGGTACTTGCAAGACTGGGAGGAGAAGTAATTGCTGCGGATCCTAACAGTATCGATTATATGGATGTTTCCCCCAAACAGCTATTCAGCGCAGCTGCTTCCCTTATTCCGTTTCTTGAGCATGACGATGCCAACCGTGCTTTAATGGGTTCCAACATGCAGAGGCAGGCTGTGCCTCTTATTTATCCTGAACCTCCTCTTGTAGGGACAGGAATGGAAAAGAAGGTAGCGCATGACAGCGGACAGATAGTTACGGCAAAAAATGCCGGGAAGGTCATTTATGTTTCAGCAAATAAAATAATTATTGAATATAAGGCAGAATCAAAAGGCAAGACTATTGCACGGGATGAATATAATTTGTATAAATTCCGAAGATCGAATCAGGGAACCTGCATCAATCAGAGACCCGCTGTGTTTGAAGGGCAGGAAGTAAAAAAAGGAGAAGTTATTGCCGACGGACCTTCGACCAATTCGGGAGAGCTTGCTCTTGGCAGAGATCTTCTGGTTGCTTTCATGCCCTGGGAAGGCTATAACTATGAAGATGCAATAGTGCTTTCTGAAAGACTTGTAAAAGATGATGTGTTATCTTCAATACACATATCAAAACACGAGATTGAGGCAAGAACAACAAAACTTGGTCCGGAAGAAATAACCAGAGACATTCCTAATGTAGGCGACGAGCTTCTTAAGAATCTTGATGAAAGAGGAATAATCAGACTCGGTGCCGAAGTAAAACCCGGAGACATACTTGTAGGAAAGATAACCCCGAAAGGTGAAACTGAACTTACTGCGGAAGAAAAACTTTTAAGAGCTATTTTTGGTGAGAAAGCCAGAGAAGTCCGTGACAGTTCTTTAAAAGTGCCTCATGGCGAAAGCGGAAAAGTAATAGATGTTCAGATATCTTCAAAGGAGACAGGAAATGATCTCCCGCCCGGGGTAAATGAACTGGTCAGAGTATTTATAGCAAAGAAAAGAAAAATATCTGTAGGAGACAAACTTGCCGGAAGACATGGCAACAAAGGCGTAATCTCCGTAATTCTTCCTGAAGAAGACATGCCTTATACAGAAGACGGCACCCCGGTCGATATAATACTGAATCCGCTGGGCGTTCCTTCCAGAATGAATGTCGGACAGATTCTTGAAACTCATCTCGGGTGGGCTGCCCATGAAGGGTGGGAAGAAAAAAATAATCCGGCCATGAAAGAGATCAGACAGGAAAACGGACGGATATTTACAGCCACACCTATTTTTGATGGCGCAGAAGAAGACAATATCAGAGAAATATTAAAAAAAGCGGGATTGCCGGAAACAGGCAAAGTGCCTCTTTATGATGGAAAAAGCGGCGAAAAAATAGCTTCCGACATTACCATAGGATATATATACATTCTGAAACTGCTGCATCTTGTTGATGACAAGATACATGCAAGATCCACAGGACCTTATTCGCTGGTTACCCAGCAGCCTCTTGGAGGGAAAGCCCAGTTTGGAGGCCAGAGATTCGGCGAAATGGAAGTATGGGCTCTTGAAGCATACGGTGCAGCTCATATTCTTCAGGAAATGCTGACTATCAAATCAGACGATGTTTTTGGAAGAGTAAAAACATATGAATCAATAGTTAAGGGCGAGAATATAGAAAAACCGGGCATTCCTGAATCATTCAAGGTTCTTGTAAAAGAAATGCAAAGTCTCTCCCTGGATGTCGAAGTCCTTTCGGAAGAAGGCAAAGAAGTAGAGATAATAGGCCACGAGGATGAAATCATGAAAACCGTAAAAGAACTGGGAATAGACCTGCAGCATGATGAGAGCCTGAATTTCTTTGCTGAACCGGATTTAAAACATGGCCGGAATAACGATTTCGATGATTTCGGTGATGATTTTAATGAAGAAAGTGATGAAGAGTCGGATATAAGTGAGGAATCCAATACAGAGAAAGAACCTGAACCGGATGAAAGCCCGGCATAA